The nucleotide window ATTGATTTAACATTGGCAGTTTTAAGATACTCATTTTGTTGACAAGTTGAGTGCATCAGAAGTTCAATATTCATTCCCATACAATATTGTTGGTCTCACAACTATCCTCTAGAACTTGCCTTCCAATTGTTACTAGTTcggtatcttttttttttgatattttttttttaaaaggtaacATATGTTACTAGTTAGgtatctttttttgtttgtttgtttttgagaAGGTAACGTTTGTTACTAGTAAGGTACCTTCATATCCATTTTAATTCAATGTACTACATTTTCGTCTATCATATCATTCTCTTGAAAGATTGAAAAactaaacttaaaatatttgaattgtcGGCACTTAGGCACCAGAACATTGTCAAATATTTGGATGAACAAGGAAACACTTCATTCAAATGTTGCAAATCCACCAAAATGTATTGATGCCAAGTAGATCCAAAAATGATGAATACTTTTAAGCTTATAACCAAATAGTGCCTAAAAAAATACATAGTTAACAATGTCAATGCTGGGTAAATTTCTGGGATAGTACTTGATGTGTTCTGGAATTGGAAATGTGCATAAGCACGTGCTACTTACAGCTTGCGGAGGCGTACATTATGTCTGTTGAGGTGGAATGGAACTTAGTTAGGGAGTTTAGTTTCTTACAGCTTAATTATTCTATAGCTTTCTCAATTTCATTACCGTGAAGTACCAAGTACCAAAACCTAAATTTTATGTCTAGAATATTCTACCACTAtattacaaaaatttcaaacCCCTCAAGTTTCAATTACAAAAGCCCTAGAGCCAAATTAATTCTAAACGAGAACTCAATAGTAGAGAATACCTTCTTTATCTCTATCATTGACATCAATCTTCAACTCCTCCACCAAGTACTTGCACATCTTAAGTTGTCCTTCCGTAGCGGCAAAGCTCAATGCCCCTCGTTCTTTACCATCCTTCACAGACGCCACCGTAGCGGCCAACCCTTTCCCACGATCCAGTCCCTTTGCCAATTCTGTTTCACAATCGTCAACTGAGACCCCAtaataaagaaggaaaatagtgttttcaattcttgaaattgaaaaCTTACTCCTGAAAAGCTTAATATCCCCTGCACAAGCAGCCTCCATTAACTTCTTAACCTGTTGTTTAActgttcaaaaaaatttcaagattcaTGTTAAAATAACATAGTTGCAGTATTTGAAAAAGAAGTGGAAGAATCAAAACCTTTATCAAGATGAGCAGTAAGCAGCCTCGAAAATCTCTGGTTTTCGTCTTCCATAACTGACGACAGAGAGAAGAATTATACCCAAAAAATGGAAGAAGGGTTTTGCCAAAAGAGAGGGAAAAAACAGAGCAAGGGTTTTGCAAGCAGTTTGTGATCttttatataccaaaaaaataCATGCACTTAAAATTTGGCGGAAGTACATGGTGGGAATGTTATTAAATTACGTCTTTACCCTCGTCAACTATCGAACCACATTTACACCTTATTTGAATGGATGTTAtctgttgtattgtattgttagtttaaatacaatgtttattttgattattacttaaattttattatattatattgtttgaATCCATTATTAGGTAACAACGGAAAGACTTATTTTATGTAACGGCCGATTTTGTGTAATCACTtcgttaccttaatattttcttctcattttatctttatatattatttaataattatatttcatctttCACCCTACATTTTCATAGTAACTCTACCTCGTACAATATGAAGCAATACATAATAACCATTGAAATAAAGTGAGGTAAAATCATTGAACTTACTCGACATTAAAATAGCTTAATTGGACAAAACACGATATaagcaaataaatataatattcatatttttttaaaaaattaaaattaaaattaaaaaaagaattttgaatctctctctcttcttcttcttcaaccccATCTCCACCCACCCCACTCACCCTGAAAATTCTCGTACCACCTGTTTCAATTTGGATTGGAAATATAACCATTATACCCTCAAAATTCTCGTACCACCCACCACTCTCTCTTCCATGGATattgaaaaatttgaaaaactccATTTATAAGTTTAAGGAAGTTTGAAGAACAACCTTATGAAATGGTGAAAATTTAAAACTGTGACAAGAGGTTGTTGAGTTTGTGCTAGTGAACTTATAGCTTTTAGTATGCTCACACATTCGAACATCTTCATTTCTCCACTTACATCTTTCAAACATGAAATTCTAACATGTCGCATCATGCAACAAAATCAGTCTAAGTGTTACTCTATACAACTTATCTTCTTAAATtccttttattattatctttttatcACACATGACTCTGAAGGCAAACCTCCACTTCATTCATATTACACCAATACAATGTAAAACATCATTGATATGATGATCTCCCTCTTTCCTTGGATCAAAGACCCAAGATACTTGAGTATATCAATAATGGATAGTTTCctcatcttcttcttatttCATCTGATTTTATAGATAatactagtatatgtttgcttttATATAGTACTAGCTTTTTGCACATTCCTTGCATACGTAtgttttaaggaaaaattatgcgtataagcaaatatatactagttaattacttaacatagttatagtttgtcttaattataatttgtgacctacttttagctataattacgcGGCTcagctttttagttttgtataattcacacaTTTGTATAACTCGCACATTtatataacttttgtataatgtaatttttgtataatataatttgtataattgtttacaCTTCAAATGTttgtaattatataaattcattatttcgagtttatacaaaaataactgaattaNTTATTTCATCTGATTTTATAGATAatactagtatatgtttgcttttATATAGTACTAGCTTTTTGCACATTCCTTGCATACGTAtgttttaaggaaaaattatgcGTATAAgcatatatactagttaattacttaacatagttatagtttgtcttaattataatttgtgacctacttttagctataattacgcggttcaactttttagttttgtattatTCACacatttgtataacttttgtataatgtaatttttgtataatataatttgtataattgtttacatttcagatgtttgtaattgtataaattcgttatttcgagtttatacaaaaataactgaattatacaaatatactcgcgaattatacaaacgaagCAGCCTAAATTATAGCTACAAGCcataaatatataaactatagctatgaagcataattaagcTTATTATAATGGCTATTTGCAAAAGTTCCCTGTTTAATAAAAGATGTGTCCTTATTTAAagaactcattttttattttatttttaattaaaaagttatCACCCACTATAGCCAAccacaacaaaaaagaagaagaggatttTTAATcgtttatttaaataaaaaactaaaaaagaggAGCAAAACAAGTGTGgttgcttattttattttctaaaagtaaaaaacttcaaaaatcaCGCACATTGATTTTTTACTTTGATGAAATATTTAGGCAGCTATTTTTggatttgatatttattattcaaaaaaaaaaaatttcagaatCTATATTAAGATCATCATTTTATGAATTGGACCAACCCAAcaattttttggttaaaaatttcaaaagtagACAAAAAGATTCCGCGTTTACATTGTTAAAAGTCTAAAAGCAAACAAAAAATTacgtattatttttattaaaaactctAAAAGCAAGCAAATAACCACATTATTTGTGTTAAAAATATCAGGAGCAGAGAGAGACCCATTATTATTTGTGTTAAAAATTTCAGAAGCAAACAGAGATCCCACCCTATGTAATTAGTGTTAGAAATTTTGAAAGCACACAGAGAATCCACATTATTTATGTTAAAAGCTCTGAAAGCAAGTAAAAAATCAATGTTATTTGTATTAAACActtcaaaagcaaaaaaaaaattcacattacTTGAGCTAAAAACTCTGAAAGCAGGCAAAGAGACCACGTTATTTGtgttaaatttttcaaaagtaaaCATAGAAAGAATTacttttattagttttaaaaagttattatgtaatttgattttgtaattcTTTGAGCTAGAATAATCTAGTGCGAGTATTAATGTGACCATTTCTATTTGTAACGATACATAATATTAGATAAAGTAATAAATAGATGTAGTTGtttaaccaaaaaatatattgaattacTTTTCGTAAACACTTAAAACCCCATCACCCCCCTAAAAATCCAAACTATCCACTTTTAGCATTTAGGGGATTTTGTTGTACTATCTTTAAAGTACAACGCACTCATCCTTGTAGTTTTAGAGGAATTAAATCATTTTTGCCTCgacaaaaaaataactataCAATAATCCACATTGGTCATTATCTAAAACttatactttatttttcatatatgtaaACTTATTTACTCAAAAGtactttatttaataatattgatattagtTATAGAAtgtgtattgtattattatgCATATATGTGCAGTGCATGTACTGAAAACTAGCAATATATCAAATGCTtaaacatcaaaatatatattttatacaattaattttacaagttatatatctaaaattatttacaaatctaataatttcattttacaaCAACTGAATGAGAAAAAATACAAACTTCTAGCTTGAAGCTAAAGgtcatctttttaaaaaaatttggataGAACCCCTcgtttttatgttaaaaaactTCATAGGCAGAACGGAGACCccttaatatttgtattaagaaTTCAAAAGCAGATAAATAGACTACACATTATGCGGATAAGAAATTCTAAAAGCAGACTAAGAGAAGATATGTTATTTGTGCTAAAAATGTCAAAAGCAAGCAAAAAGTCATATCATTTGTGCTAAAAAATACGGAAGCAAACATAGAGATCCCACATTATTTGTGTTAAAAATTTCAGAAGTAGACAAAGAAAGAATTACTTTTGCTTGGCATAAAAAGTCATCATGTTAATAGATTTTGTAATTTCTTAAGCCAGAACAATCTCGTGCTAATATTAATGTGGTCACTTCTATTTGTAACGATGCATAATATTATATGAAGAAGTAAGTAGGAGcagttttttaatttaaaaaattgagtttcttttttaaaacactAGAACCCCTCCCCCACTCCCAAAACCCCAACCTATCCATTTTTGACCGTTCAAAAATTTTAGTGTACTTTTTAGTAAACTGAATCAAATTGGAAAAAGAATTTCATTTTACAAAGGGTGTAAGTGTAACACATTCATCCTTGTAGGTTCGGATAAAATTCAATCATTTTGACCTTAACAAACAAGTAACAATATGACAATATCCACACTGATCATTGTAATGCCGTAATTTTATCATCTTTAGGAAAATcactttttaaaatcaatttgagaaaaatatactTAGAAAGAGTtgccacataattttttagagaaattaagaaaacttaattttaaaaaattctaacaGATAAGCCTTtataaatttagagaaaataggTAAGAGGTTCTCATTTACACTTCAAGaaaatttttaaagtatttgaagtatccgctaacatgcggttatcctacgacttaaattaaatatttgactattttttggaaaaatgatttaacataaaaaaagaaataatttacaatatttaattaactttgaaaaaataattaaacaaaaaacaatttttaatttttaagaaatgaagattttaattgaaatatttgtattaaattGCAAGTGATTAAGATTTTaacaaaattacataaattagaatttatttgattcattttaaaacaacaatttaAACCAATTTGGTTATTTAAAGTATGAAAACCATTTTAAAGATATTCAATAAAATTAAGGAACTTTGTTCaaataaactaacataaagaacatagtttatcttttgaggaattttattaaattaaaccaaattAACTGAACGGTTAGTTAGAAAACAaatgaaacaaagaaagaagAGGTTAAGCCAAATTTGGGCATTTGgcccaaattcaaatttctagaGCCCATTTAAATTAAATCTGCTGCTGAAATTTAGGAGGGCTTTGGCCCATTCTCCTCTGCCTTTATACAGTGTATACAACTTTCTTATACTGCTGTATATCCTTGTATACTGGCGTCCAGAACCTGCAGATTAGTGTATACAAACGTATATATTCCATTTTTGAACTCCTGTACACCTGCGTCTCTGCTTTCAACCTGTATTTCAACACTTAGTTCGTATATCAATGTATATTTCTGTATACAACATGTATACGACCCATTTTGGACGTTCGAAGGCATGCAATTTCAAATTCCAGCTCTGTGTCCTGCCTTTAATCTATTCAACATCTTTTCTACTTGCAATGGGGCCGACTTGAgagggaaaaaatgaatttagggCAAAACAAGTATGATTGCCTATTTTCTCCCATCCCATCCCCACCCCACATTAATTGTGTTAAAATCTTTGAAAGCAAGCAAAGAGTCACGTTATTTGAGTTAAGAACTTCAAAAGAAGATATGGACCCCACGTTATTTGTGTTAAAACATTGAAAGCAGCCAAAGAGATCCCACGTTCTCAGTGTTTGAAACTCAAGAGACCCACATTATTTGTGttaaaaactcaaaaacaagTAGAATTCATGTTATTTGTGTTAAAAACTATGTAAACATGCAAATATCTCACGTTATTTGTGTTAAAACTCCAAAACCAAACAACCAGAAGCCCACGTTATTTATgttaaaactttaaaagaagacaaagaaaTAATTACTTTTACCAGTTTTAATAAGTCGTTATATAATTTGAGTCTATAATTTTTTAGGCTAGAATAATCTCGTGCTAGTAGTAATGCGACCACCTCTATATGTAACGGTgcataatattatataaagaagtaaatagGAATAGgtgtttaacaaaaaaaaaagtacttgaGTTATTTTTCGAAAATACTAGGAACCCTACCCCCTACTCCCAAAACTCAAACTAGCCACTCTCGACAGTTCTAGGATTTTTGTGTACTCTTTGACACAAAATAAAACCATAACAAGAACTCCAATCATTTAATCAATCGACATGAATGCACATTTCAATCATTCTTAACaaatttctgtttttctttattCTGATTTTTGACACCCCATgttaatttaaaaacttatattcttctttgattttttaatgTGTTTCAAACCAGAAAAGTACATCCATCATGATGGAAAGCATTGGTAGCTCGGAAATTGATAATGATGAATATTGGCCACTTTCTGGAAAATTGTACGTTGATATAATTCTCACTAAGAGCGCCTTCAAACCTACCTACAATTTGGTAACTCTCGTTTTCCCCTCCACATTCTATATAAATCATCCCATTTTCAGTATTTGCTTAAAGATGATTCTTTGTAATAATGACGATCATCCTTAATCAGAATTCTCGTAATGAGTATGTTGTCTTTGAAAACTTTTTACACCAATGTGGACTTTTTGAGGTGGATCCAATTTATTGGGAATATGGGTATTGAATAGAGGAATGATTTTCTAGCCCTTTACATAAAAATTTAGTTGTATGTCTTTTTTATGAGAGATTCTCAATTTTatacatctttattttttaaacataaaagatttaaaaagtttaatttttgtaaataaaaaaatttcaagttatagAGATCTCATTTCCTCTGTATCGGATACCAAgtgaaaaaacacaaaaaaaaattatttacaatgTTGAATTTTAAGATTAGATGTCATAGATTTTAGGCTTAAAGTTTaggttttaatatatatatatttggaagCTTTGTGTTCTTCTGgattcatgatttttatattacTGAATTTCTTTGATTGTTTGACAATACTTACCCAAGAAAATGAACAAAGAGCTTCCTTCTGCTGGAGTCCCTGTAGTTCTTACTTGTGGTCGAAAGAAGTGGAATTTGTTTTACGGTGGAGCCAAATCTACTTATAAATTTATTAGCACGGGATGGAGAAAATTTGTGGATGGTAACAATTTGAGGGAAGGGGATGGACTTGTGTTTGAACTGTCAGAGTGCAGCACTAGCAAGATTGAATTCAGAGTTCAGATTCTTAGAGGTGATTTTCCAGCTGAATTGATTCCTGGAGATGTGGAGGGTACAAACAGTGACAACCCAATAATACTTGGTTAAAAACTTATCAATTTCAatagttttaattaaaaaaaaaaaacttctatcAGTTTTAatagtttcaatttccaaaaaaaaaactttatcaaTACCAGTAATCTCATGTATGATGTATGTCTCATTTTATTGATATTGTTTTTTCACTTATGTGGTTTATCTATTGGCTCATATTTGATTCTATCTCTCTGAAACTTCAGTGATGATGTTTTCATCCATTTTGATATGAGTGCAATTAAATTGTTTACAACATTTTAATCGAAGCTGAAATGTCAAATTGTATTAATTTCTAAATTGTACTTTAAATTAGTAtctaattataattttgatacCTTATAGACCATCTTTTACTTGCTAATTGACTCGATATTAACGTGCAACTCATGttcacataaattaattatattaaaaacatGAATACTCTTAATTGGaagaatgagaaagaaaatataGTGCAATTGTATAGTTATCTGTAATCGAATAGATAATTACATGAGAAATATATGAATAAAGTATAATTATTGTAAAGCTTTTTTTTCTGATAGAGTTGTTATAGGTTATTATTTtcattgatataattattattattttaatctaatCTCTCATCCTTGGATCAGGGTATTTCAAAACATTAGTTCATTATGTAATCACTATAGTATCTTTCACGTTAATCAATTTAGGACTTTGCATTCAATCAattctttcttattttaaaaattattttctaggACTTTGCATTTAATTATGTAACATAATTAACAATAAAACACCACATACACAATTAATCAGCAAGCTTAAGCT belongs to Solanum stenotomum isolate F172 chromosome 1, ASM1918654v1, whole genome shotgun sequence and includes:
- the LOC125861026 gene encoding B3 domain-containing protein Os04g0386900-like, whose protein sequence is MMESIGSSEIDNDEYWPLSGKLYVDIILTKSAFKPTYNLYLPKKMNKELPSAGVPVVLTCGRKKWNLFYGGAKSTYKFISTGWRKFVDGNNLREGDGLVFELSECSTSKIEFRVQILRGDFPAELIPGDVEGTNSDNPIILG